Proteins encoded within one genomic window of Micromonospora halotolerans:
- a CDS encoding MarR family winged helix-turn-helix transcriptional regulator, producing MATERETPAQGDGDRQLCGLVKDLASQIEAHLRVRAATLGLTASQGTALRELTGPMTLRELAERMSCEPSNVTFIADRLEEQGYLERHPHPGDRRAKQLVLTPKGAELRERLLELLSEDSPLSPLAPEEQDVLQHLLTRALIR from the coding sequence ATGGCCACCGAGCGCGAGACCCCAGCCCAAGGCGACGGCGATCGCCAGCTGTGCGGGCTGGTCAAGGACCTGGCCAGTCAGATCGAAGCCCACCTTCGGGTCCGGGCGGCCACCCTCGGTCTCACCGCCTCGCAGGGCACCGCGCTGCGCGAGCTGACCGGCCCCATGACCCTGCGCGAACTCGCCGAACGGATGAGCTGCGAGCCCTCCAACGTCACCTTCATCGCCGATCGCCTCGAAGAGCAGGGCTACCTGGAACGCCATCCACATCCCGGCGACCGACGCGCCAAGCAGCTCGTCCTGACCCCCAAGGGCGCCGAACTGCGCGAACGCCTCCTCGAGCTGCTCTCCGAAGACTCGCCTCTGTCCCCGCTGGCCCCCGAAGAGCAGGACGTCCTGCAGCACCTCCTCACCCGCGCCCTCATCCGCTGA
- a CDS encoding MBL fold metallo-hydrolase produces MATTPDLDRIRLTSASRARSLRLGDLTITHVPDGLARLKPRGWLPAATDTDWAAYRDHLDDDGFLVASIGGLLVERGDRALLIDAGFGPESHPDDPTNPLVGSIYGGELLDSLRPLGREPSRIEAVAITHLHNDHLGWAWSTAQPFGHATHFVAAPEWERRDLAAEGGATEERLATFATRVRPVEDSEEIFPGVRASFAAGHTVGHTTYTITGGDRRLIAFGDALHAPVQVTHPEWSCAIDHDPAESAEYRRRLVEELSRPDTIGYGCHFADVVFGRAERRSDGRFTWIPVA; encoded by the coding sequence ATGGCCACGACGCCCGATCTCGACCGCATACGGCTGACGAGCGCATCGCGCGCTCGTTCGCTCCGCCTGGGTGATCTGACGATCACCCACGTCCCGGACGGGCTGGCCCGGCTCAAACCGCGCGGCTGGCTGCCCGCCGCCACCGACACTGACTGGGCGGCCTACCGCGATCATCTCGACGACGACGGCTTCCTGGTCGCGAGCATCGGCGGGCTGTTGGTCGAGCGAGGTGACCGAGCGCTGCTCATCGACGCCGGGTTCGGACCCGAGTCCCACCCCGACGACCCGACCAACCCGCTGGTGGGAAGTATCTACGGCGGCGAGTTGCTGGACAGCCTGCGGCCGCTGGGCCGCGAGCCGAGCCGGATCGAGGCCGTCGCCATCACCCACCTGCACAACGACCACCTGGGCTGGGCCTGGAGCACCGCGCAACCGTTCGGGCACGCCACCCACTTCGTCGCGGCACCCGAGTGGGAGCGGCGCGACCTGGCCGCCGAGGGCGGGGCGACCGAGGAACGTCTGGCCACCTTCGCGACCCGCGTCCGTCCGGTCGAGGACAGCGAGGAGATCTTCCCCGGCGTGCGGGCCTCGTTCGCGGCCGGACACACCGTCGGCCACACCACGTACACCATCACCGGCGGCGACCGGCGGCTCATCGCGTTCGGCGACGCACTGCACGCGCCTGTCCAGGTCACCCACCCCGAATGGTCCTGCGCGATCGACCACGACCCCGCCGAATCCGCCGAGTACCGCCGCCGTCTGGTCGAAGAGCTGAGCCGCCCCGACACCATCGGCTACGGCTGCCACTTCGCCGACGTGGTCTTCGGGCGCGCCGAGCGCCGCTCCGACGGCCGGTTCACCTGGATCCCCGTCGCCTGA
- a CDS encoding aldo/keto reductase, whose product MKHIKLGDLDVSRIGLGLVSMSYAYTGAGTDDAESIRTIHRALDLGVTFLDTAEVYGPYINEELLGKALKGRREQAVVATKFGMISHAGGGAGQLDSSPANIRTAVEGSLRRLGTDYIDLYYQHRVDPNTPIEDTVGTLAELVSEGKIRHIGLSEAGPETIRRAHAVHPIAAVQSEYSLWTRHPEAQVLPLLRELNIGFVPYSPLGRGFLTGQIRSTSGFDETDLRKNNPRFTGENFQRNLRLADEVQAVAAEAGVTAAQVALAWLLTRGDDIAPIPGTKRVARVEENSAADAVELTAEQIEKLDNLPPAVGETHDEAAMRLLER is encoded by the coding sequence ATGAAGCACATCAAGCTGGGGGACCTGGACGTCTCCCGTATCGGTCTGGGCCTGGTCTCGATGTCCTACGCCTACACGGGAGCCGGCACGGACGACGCCGAGTCGATCCGCACCATCCACCGGGCCCTGGACCTGGGCGTCACCTTCCTCGACACCGCCGAGGTCTACGGGCCGTACATCAACGAGGAACTCCTCGGCAAGGCGCTCAAGGGCCGCCGCGAACAGGCCGTGGTGGCAACGAAGTTCGGCATGATCTCGCATGCGGGCGGCGGGGCAGGGCAACTCGACAGCAGCCCGGCCAACATCCGCACCGCCGTCGAAGGCTCGCTCAGGCGGCTGGGCACCGACTACATCGACCTGTACTACCAGCACCGAGTCGATCCGAACACGCCCATCGAGGACACCGTCGGGACGCTGGCCGAACTGGTCAGCGAGGGCAAGATCCGCCACATCGGCCTGTCCGAGGCCGGACCGGAGACGATCCGCCGCGCCCACGCCGTGCATCCCATCGCTGCCGTCCAGTCGGAGTACTCCCTGTGGACCCGGCACCCGGAGGCACAGGTGCTGCCCCTGCTGCGCGAGCTGAACATCGGCTTCGTGCCCTACTCGCCCCTGGGACGCGGATTCCTCACCGGGCAGATCCGCTCGACCAGCGGCTTCGATGAGACCGACCTGCGTAAGAACAACCCGCGCTTCACGGGCGAGAACTTCCAGCGCAACCTGCGTCTCGCAGACGAGGTCCAGGCCGTTGCCGCCGAAGCGGGTGTCACCGCGGCGCAGGTCGCACTGGCCTGGCTGCTGACCCGGGGCGACGACATCGCCCCCATCCCCGGCACCAAGCGCGTGGCACGCGTCGAGGAGAACAGTGCCGCCGACGCCGTGGAGCTGACCGCCGAGCAGATCGAGAAGCTCGACAACCTTCCTCCCGCTGTCGGCGAGACCCATGACGAAGCCGCGATGCGCCTGCTGGAGCGCTGA
- a CDS encoding D-2-hydroxyacid dehydrogenase family protein: MLDDYQGVALGLADWSRVRATSFREHFTSADELVAAIHDCEIVVAMRERTPFPAEVFDRLPHLRLLVTTGMSNAAIDLAAARAHGVTVCGTGGGLTPTVELTWALILGLARHLVPEATALRTDGPWQHTLGTDLHGRTLGLLGLGRIGSQVAAIGRAFGMDVLAWSQNLTRERAEEGGARLAPGLDALFAGSDVVSVHLVLSDRTRGLVGARELAQMKPTAYLVNTSRAAIVDQSALASALREGRIAGAGLDVFDEEPLPAGHDFRTLPNVLATPHLGYVSERNYATFYRDAADDIGAFLDGSPTRVLT; encoded by the coding sequence GTGCTGGACGACTATCAGGGGGTGGCACTCGGCCTGGCGGACTGGTCCCGGGTCCGGGCCACCAGCTTCCGCGAGCACTTCACCAGCGCCGACGAGCTCGTGGCGGCCATCCACGACTGCGAGATCGTCGTCGCCATGAGGGAACGCACGCCGTTTCCCGCCGAGGTGTTCGACCGGTTGCCCCACCTGCGGCTGCTCGTCACGACCGGCATGAGCAACGCCGCCATCGACCTGGCGGCGGCGCGGGCGCACGGCGTCACGGTGTGCGGCACGGGCGGCGGCTTGACCCCGACGGTCGAGCTGACGTGGGCGCTGATCCTCGGCCTGGCACGCCACCTGGTGCCCGAGGCGACCGCGCTGCGCACCGACGGTCCCTGGCAGCACACCCTCGGCACCGACCTGCACGGACGTACGCTCGGGCTGCTCGGCCTGGGCAGGATCGGGTCGCAGGTGGCGGCGATCGGCCGGGCGTTCGGCATGGACGTGCTGGCCTGGAGCCAGAACCTGACGCGCGAGCGGGCCGAGGAGGGTGGCGCGCGGCTGGCTCCCGGCCTGGACGCCCTGTTCGCCGGCTCCGACGTCGTCTCCGTTCACCTCGTGCTCAGCGACCGGACCCGCGGGCTCGTCGGCGCGCGGGAACTCGCGCAGATGAAGCCCACCGCCTACCTCGTCAACACCTCGCGGGCCGCGATCGTCGACCAGTCCGCCCTGGCGTCCGCGCTGCGCGAGGGGCGGATCGCGGGGGCCGGGCTGGACGTGTTCGACGAGGAACCGCTGCCCGCCGGTCATGACTTCCGTACGCTGCCGAACGTGCTGGCCACGCCGCACCTCGGCTACGTCAGCGAGCGGAACTACGCGACGTTCTACCGGGACGCCGCGGATGACATCGGCGCCTTCCTCGACGGCAGCCCGACCCGGGTGCTGACCTGA
- a CDS encoding winged helix-turn-helix transcriptional regulator, protein MRRADLGDADCGIAQALGVLGDWWTVLIVREVAGGVTRFDGLQRELGVSRRALTERLGGLVTHGVLRREPYSAHPPRHDYLLTAKGEALLPVLVALQDWGTRHVMGDGALTATADEDSAEARRAHRLVGRRVPRMSLRRHDGGAEPPAAPGRWTVLYLFPGAFAPGAPALPPDWGEIPGAAGCTLESRTYADRHPLFHAAGAEVRGVSTQRPDQLAAFAAHARLPFPLLSDEDGRLAAGLLLPTFRAGGVARLKRLTLLLDPEAVVRAVQFPVTDPAGSVDEMLAEVRRRTAARAA, encoded by the coding sequence GTGAGACGGGCGGACCTCGGCGACGCCGACTGCGGCATCGCGCAGGCGCTCGGCGTGCTGGGCGACTGGTGGACCGTGCTGATCGTGCGCGAAGTCGCCGGCGGCGTCACCCGGTTCGACGGGCTGCAGCGCGAGCTGGGCGTCAGCCGGCGGGCGCTCACCGAGCGGCTCGGCGGGCTGGTCACGCACGGCGTGCTGCGGCGTGAGCCCTACTCGGCGCACCCGCCGCGCCACGACTACCTGCTCACCGCGAAAGGGGAGGCACTGCTGCCCGTGCTGGTCGCCCTCCAGGACTGGGGCACCCGGCACGTCATGGGCGACGGCGCGCTGACCGCCACCGCCGACGAGGACTCGGCCGAGGCCCGCCGGGCGCACCGGCTGGTCGGCCGCCGCGTACCCCGGATGAGCCTGCGCCGGCACGACGGCGGCGCGGAGCCGCCGGCGGCGCCCGGGCGGTGGACCGTGCTCTACCTCTTCCCGGGGGCGTTCGCGCCCGGCGCACCGGCCCTCCCGCCGGACTGGGGTGAGATCCCCGGCGCCGCCGGGTGCACGCTGGAGTCGCGGACGTACGCCGACCGGCACCCGCTGTTCCACGCGGCCGGAGCCGAGGTGCGGGGGGTGAGCACCCAGCGCCCGGACCAGCTCGCCGCCTTCGCCGCGCACGCCCGGTTGCCGTTCCCGCTGCTGTCCGACGAGGACGGTCGGCTCGCCGCCGGCCTGCTGCTGCCGACCTTCCGGGCCGGAGGCGTGGCCCGGTTGAAGCGGCTCACCCTGCTGCTGGACCCGGAGGCGGTGGTGCGGGCGGTGCAGTTCCCGGTCACCGACCCGGCCGGCTCGGTGGACGAGATGCTCGCCGAGGTGCGCCGCCGTACCGCCGCCCGGGCGGCTTAG